The following proteins come from a genomic window of Rattus norvegicus strain BN/NHsdMcwi chromosome 8, GRCr8, whole genome shotgun sequence:
- the Poc1a gene encoding POC1 centriolar protein homolog A isoform X3 → MAAHSQEDPSLERHFKGHRDAVTCVDFSLNTKHLASGSMDSTLMIWHMKPQSRAYRFTGHKDAVTCVNFSPSGHLLASGSRDKTVRIWVPNVKGESTVFRAHTATVRSVHFCSDGQLLVTASDDKTVKVWSTHRQRFLFSLTQHINWVRCAKFSPDGRLIVSASDDKTVKLWDKTSRECVHSYCEHGGFVTYVDFHPSGTCIAAAGMDNTVKVWDTRTHRLVQHYQLHSAAVNALSFHPSGNYLITASSDSTLKILDLMEGRLLYTLHGHQGPATTVAFSRTGEYFASGGSDEQVMVWKSNFDTVDYGDMKARRPPPQASSAGTPTVSILEQRLTLTEDRLKQCLENQQLIMQRTPP, encoded by the exons ATGGCTGCTCACAGCCAG GAGGACCCCTCACTGGAGAGACATTTTAAGGGCCACCGAGATGCAGTTACCTGTGTGGACTTCAGTCTCAACACCAAGCACCTGG CCAGTGGCTCCATGGACTCAACCCTCATGATCTGGCACATGAAGCCCCAGTCACGTGCCTACCGCTTCACGGGCCACAAGGACGCCGTGACTTGTGTGAATTTCTCCCCATCGGGACACCTGCTTGCCTCAGGCTCCCGAGACAAGACCGTTCGAATCTGGGTACCCAATGT CAAAGGTGAGTCAACTGTGTTCCGTGCACACACGGCCACAGTGAGGAGCGTCCACTTCTGCAGTGATGGCCAGTTGCTCGTGACAGCCTCTGATGACAAGACAGTCAAGGTGTGGTCAACTCATCGCCAGAGATTCCTGTTTTCCCTGACCCAGCACATCAACTGGGTCCGCTGTGCCAA GTTCTCTCCTGACGGGCGGCTCATCGTGTCTGCCAGCGATGACAAAACTGTCAAGCTGTGGGACAAGACCAGCCGGGAGTGTGTCCACTCATACTGTGAGCACGGCGG CTTTGTCACCTACGTGGACTTCCACCCCAGTGGGACCTGCATTGCTGCTGCTGGCATGGACAACACGGTGAAGGTGTGGGATACTCGGACTCACCGGCTGGTGCAGCACTATCAGT TACACAGCGCAGCCGTGAATGCCCTCTCCTTCCACCCATCGGGAAACTACCTCATCACAGCCTCCAGTGACTCGACCCTGAAGATCCTGGACCTGATGGAGGGCCGGCTGCTCTACAcgctccatgggcaccag GGCCCTGCTACCACCGTTGCCTTTTCAAGAACGGGGGAATATTTCGCTTCTGGAGGCTCTGATGAGCAG GTGATGGTCTGGAAGAGTAACTTTGACACCGTTGATTATGGAGACATGAAGGCACGGAGGCCCCCACCCCAAGCCAGCTCTGCTGGGACTCCG